The following are from one region of the Cetobacterium somerae genome:
- a CDS encoding nitroreductase family protein, giving the protein MEILDLIKKARSHRSFKNISVPMNDLIKIVEGAHFSSAGANKQFLRYVLVNDKDICSRLFKDVVWASQIEWKPTEDEAPGGYIVIFTDNPPKLPLNFIYADCGIALQNMKLIATSLGYGVNFMEPVKKDDILEALNISKEYIPLFVMPIGVPTDEVILTVVENENMKYWRENLENHSYKHFVPKLSLNQLIIKKI; this is encoded by the coding sequence ATGGAAATATTAGATTTAATTAAAAAAGCTCGTTCTCATCGAAGCTTCAAAAACATTAGTGTTCCAATGAATGATTTAATAAAAATTGTTGAAGGAGCTCATTTTTCATCAGCTGGTGCTAACAAACAATTTCTAAGATATGTTTTAGTAAATGATAAAGATATATGTTCTCGGCTTTTTAAAGATGTTGTTTGGGCTAGCCAAATAGAATGGAAACCTACCGAAGATGAAGCTCCAGGGGGATATATAGTTATATTTACAGATAATCCTCCTAAATTACCACTAAATTTTATATATGCGGATTGTGGTATAGCTCTTCAAAATATGAAATTAATAGCAACATCACTCGGATATGGAGTTAATTTCATGGAACCTGTAAAAAAAGATGATATTTTAGAAGCACTAAATATTTCAAAGGAGTATATTCCACTTTTTGTAATGCCAATAGGAGTACCTACAGATGAGGTTATTTTAACAGTAGTTGAAAATGAAAATATGAAGTATTGGAGAGAAAATTTAGAAAATCACAGTTATAAACATTTTGTGCCTAAATTATCTCTTAATCAACTTATAATTAAGAAAATTTAA
- a CDS encoding AEC family transporter translates to MLDTILDSIVPVFFVIALGWFSGKKKIVSIEHKKAFADYVMMFSFPLHLFIGSAKANPKTLLDVRIISSFALALMGLYVISFIIQKHIFKYDSRKAAQGSIVCAFPNMAFMGIPVLTSLIGPEALISVAIGNVITSIFMIPITTIILESKDATASPMKIIKSSLINCIKKPLIIAPILGLLCSVFHVEIPKVVFHSFELIGKSTSGVSLFSLGLIMASYRVVLSGQVYFNIFMKNILQPIIMSGLIVLFHLKGIMAKEILLLCAMPTATISTMFGLKYGVSEVESSSSTILGTIFSIVTLSFLISFIL, encoded by the coding sequence GTGTTAGATACAATATTAGATTCTATTGTGCCAGTATTTTTTGTAATCGCTTTAGGGTGGTTTTCAGGAAAAAAGAAAATTGTGTCAATAGAGCATAAAAAGGCTTTTGCAGATTATGTAATGATGTTCAGTTTTCCATTACACTTATTTATTGGAAGTGCTAAAGCCAACCCTAAAACTCTTTTAGATGTTAGAATAATATCATCTTTTGCTCTAGCTTTAATGGGGTTATATGTGATTTCATTTATTATACAAAAACATATATTCAAATATGATTCAAGAAAAGCAGCTCAAGGTTCAATTGTTTGTGCTTTTCCAAATATGGCATTTATGGGTATTCCAGTTTTAACATCTTTAATAGGACCAGAAGCACTAATCTCTGTTGCAATTGGTAATGTTATAACAAGTATATTTATGATTCCTATAACAACAATTATTTTAGAATCAAAAGATGCTACAGCAAGTCCAATGAAAATAATAAAATCAAGCTTAATCAATTGTATTAAAAAACCATTGATAATAGCTCCTATATTAGGCTTACTTTGCTCTGTTTTCCATGTTGAAATCCCAAAAGTTGTTTTCCACTCTTTTGAACTTATAGGAAAAAGTACATCAGGAGTTTCATTATTTTCTCTTGGATTAATCATGGCAAGCTATAGAGTTGTTTTGTCAGGACAAGTTTATTTTAATATCTTTATGAAAAATATTTTACAGCCAATTATTATGAGTGGATTAATTGTTTTATTCCATTTAAAAGGAATAATGGCAAAAGAGATTTTATTACTTTGTGCTATGCCAACAGCAACAATCTCAACAATGTTTGGATTAAAATATGGGGTTTCAGAGGTTGAAAGTTCTAGCTCTACAATATTAGGAACAATTTTTTCAATAGTAACACTTAGTTTCTTAATCTCATTTATACTTTAA
- a CDS encoding sensor histidine kinase, whose amino-acid sequence MKSRFEQRVIKLSILITSPLLILLIGIITYTEINNETSKVKRSLSEVALEISNTKFVKDSIINSNFNLQKYAEVFVDNNQDVDIIVIADKNKRRFSHLDPSKIGEIFGTKDSEEVFKNKKGYFIITKGSQGLTYRRFEPIIKDKEIIGFVMVGKLFNIFRHTIFLILLKILFLALGSLTFIFISSRVFAKKIKKEMLNLEPEEITKLYIKTKSLVQQQAAIIDNIHEGVVVLNSSLNILNINKKVFEILHDFDIELFIKRFYDIFYEKKNVYFKEVKIGHEKVFVSIIHLLEDENHLGVIITFYKHLEILNLAKELTSINNVITGFRENNHEFKNQLQVISGLIQLKKYDLVQEYMKNLENSNMKILTEIANISDYYILGILIGKFSVIKENGINFTIDQDSILFKEHGFITSLDIITIVSNLLENAIEALEKVKINNKKIELLLLEDDDSIQITVFDNGLKVDPNIKNKMFERYVSSKGTNRGIGLALVKSKIELYNGQFILEEVDNGKYFTIILNKENKDV is encoded by the coding sequence ATGAAAAGCCGTTTTGAGCAAAGAGTTATTAAATTATCTATTTTGATAACCTCTCCTTTGCTAATACTACTTATAGGAATAATAACTTATACAGAGATTAATAACGAAACTAGTAAAGTAAAAAGAAGTTTAAGTGAAGTAGCTCTTGAAATCTCCAATACAAAATTTGTAAAGGATTCAATAATAAATAGTAACTTTAATTTACAAAAATATGCTGAAGTATTTGTTGATAATAATCAAGATGTTGATATTATTGTTATAGCTGATAAAAACAAACGTCGTTTTAGTCATCTTGATCCAAGTAAAATAGGAGAAATATTTGGCACTAAAGATAGTGAAGAGGTTTTTAAAAATAAAAAAGGATACTTTATAATAACTAAAGGATCTCAAGGTTTAACATACAGGAGATTTGAACCAATAATTAAAGATAAAGAAATTATTGGTTTTGTTATGGTTGGAAAACTCTTTAATATTTTTAGACATACTATTTTTCTTATTTTATTAAAAATTTTATTTCTTGCTTTAGGGAGTTTAACCTTTATTTTTATTAGTTCTAGAGTATTTGCTAAAAAAATAAAAAAAGAGATGCTTAATTTAGAGCCAGAAGAAATTACAAAACTTTATATAAAGACGAAAAGTCTTGTTCAGCAACAAGCTGCTATTATTGATAATATTCACGAAGGAGTAGTAGTTCTGAACTCATCTTTAAATATATTGAATATAAATAAAAAAGTTTTTGAAATTCTTCATGACTTTGATATTGAACTTTTTATAAAAAGATTTTATGATATCTTTTATGAAAAAAAAAATGTATATTTTAAAGAAGTAAAAATAGGTCATGAAAAAGTTTTTGTTAGTATAATTCATCTTTTAGAGGATGAAAATCATCTAGGAGTTATTATAACTTTCTATAAACATCTCGAAATTCTAAATTTAGCAAAGGAACTTACAAGTATAAATAATGTAATTACCGGATTTAGGGAGAATAATCATGAGTTTAAAAATCAACTTCAAGTAATATCTGGGTTAATTCAATTAAAAAAATACGATTTGGTTCAAGAGTATATGAAAAATTTAGAGAATAGTAATATGAAGATTTTAACTGAAATTGCCAATATTTCAGACTATTATATATTAGGTATTTTAATTGGAAAATTTAGTGTTATAAAAGAAAATGGTATTAATTTTACAATTGATCAAGATTCTATCTTATTTAAAGAACACGGTTTTATTACGTCACTTGATATTATAACTATTGTATCTAATTTGTTGGAAAATGCGATTGAAGCTTTAGAGAAAGTTAAAATTAACAATAAAAAAATTGAACTTCTTTTATTAGAGGATGACGATTCTATTCAAATTACAGTTTTTGATAACGGTTTAAAAGTAGATCCTAATATAAAAAATAAGATGTTTGAAAGATATGTATCTTCTAAAGGAACAAATCGAGGCATTGGATTAGCTCTTGTAAAATCTAAAATTGAACTTTATAATGGACAGTTTATTTTAGAAGAGGTTGACAATGGAAAATATTTTACAATCATATTGAATAAGGAGAATAAAGATGTATAA
- a CDS encoding response regulator produces the protein MYKVLIVEDDPMVASINSIFLEKYSNLEVINIAKNEEEVFEILEKNCVDLILCDVYLGESNGIEILKKIRSKGILTDIIFITALNESNKIKEAVAFGAIDFLIKPYNQARLDAAIGKFLKKNELLIKTTMDQEECDEYFSSDSNQTEFPKGINEKTLEKIELFLSENRKKWWNANKLSEQLNISTVTLNKYLKYLVSTNKLTVNTSYGEVGRPENFYKYHN, from the coding sequence ATGTATAAAGTACTAATTGTTGAAGATGATCCTATGGTTGCATCTATAAACAGTATTTTTTTAGAGAAATATAGTAACTTAGAAGTTATTAATATAGCAAAGAATGAAGAGGAAGTTTTTGAAATTCTTGAAAAAAATTGTGTAGATTTAATTTTATGTGATGTTTATTTAGGAGAAAGTAATGGCATTGAGATTTTAAAAAAGATTAGATCTAAAGGAATATTAACAGATATTATTTTTATCACTGCTTTAAATGAATCTAATAAAATTAAAGAAGCTGTTGCTTTTGGAGCTATAGATTTTTTAATTAAACCATATAATCAAGCTAGATTGGATGCAGCTATTGGTAAGTTTTTAAAGAAAAATGAGCTACTCATAAAAACTACTATGGATCAAGAAGAGTGTGATGAATATTTTTCTTCTGATTCCAACCAAACAGAATTTCCAAAGGGAATAAATGAAAAAACCTTAGAAAAAATTGAGTTATTTTTAAGTGAAAATAGAAAAAAATGGTGGAATGCTAATAAACTTTCTGAACAGCTTAATATTAGCACTGTAACATTAAATAAATATTTAAAGTATTTGGTTTCTACAAATAAATTAACTGTTAACACATCTTATGGTGAAGTTGGAAGACCTGAAAATTTTTATAAATATCATAATTAA